One region of Salvelinus namaycush isolate Seneca unplaced genomic scaffold, SaNama_1.0 Scaffold284, whole genome shotgun sequence genomic DNA includes:
- the LOC120039608 gene encoding uncharacterized protein LOC120039608 isoform X1, with product MKLSLCSLSVLTLVAVVFMVPMKDRSEDVLSFLNGALDVAPPTQNISGKIKGPENTSGKPDPTPARPSPLRPTENSADVVDSDARSKENCNSDDLTDAGRSESNSAESREDDDDSLGSNTKITQTVTDDSSSDETDTSPPSDVRKYKQPPGRKTINPDHVDSMQTTTRQDPTNGSEELDRETQRDPTGGRERTSRVLIDLNSEEDVMVGCQGTVCVPGEQGTTVNGGENDENTSLNSRDGDIHSQEVTGTATEQALRRDSCRGVVNGVLDTAREQQDLDSMEHVNGRPNGTDEANSRESRDDISTERNPVVIG from the exons ATGAAGCT CTCCCTGTGTTCTCTGTCAGTTCTGACGCTAGTGGCTGTTGTGTTCATGGTACCAATGAAAG ACAGAAGTGAGGATGTGTTAAGCTTTTTGAATG GTGCCCTTGATGTTGCTCCCCCTACTCAAAATATCTCAGGAAAAATCAAAG GTCCTGAGAATACCTCTGGTAAACCAGATCCAACCCCAG CACGCCCAAGTCCTTTAAGACCAACAGAGAACTCTGCAG ATGTTGTAGACTCAGATGCCAGATCCAAAGAGAATTGCAACTCCGATGATCTTACAG ATGCAGGACGATCTGAAAGTAATTCAGCAGAAAGCAGAG AGGATGATGATGACTCTCTGGGATCAAATACAAAGATTACACAAACTG TGACAGACGACAGTAGCAGCGACGAGACTGACACTTCTCCTCCAAGTGATGTGAGAAAATACAAACAACCTCCAGGAAGGAAAACCATAAACCCAGACCATGTGGACAGCATGCAGACAACCACCAGGCAGGATCCAACCAATGGGAGCGAGGAGCTGGATAGAGAGACTCAGAGGGACCccacaggggggagagagagaaccagcaGAGTGCTCATTGatctcaacagtgaagaggatGTGATGGTGGGCTGCCAGGGTACTGTCTGTGTGCCCGGAGAGCAGGGGACTACAGTCAATGGAGGTGAAAATGATGAGAATACCAGTCTAAACAGTAGAGATGGAGATATCCACAGCCAAGAGGTCACAGGCACAGCCACGGAGCAGGCCCTACGTAGGGATAGTTGTAGGGGTGTAGTGAATGGAGTGTTGGACACAGCCAGAGAACAGCAGGACTTGGACAGTATGGAGCATGTCAATGGTAGACCCAATGGTACTGATGAAGCCAACAGTAGAG AAAGCAGAGATGACATCAGCACTGAGAGGAATCCAGTAG TGATTGGTTAG
- the LOC120039608 gene encoding uncharacterized protein LOC120039608 isoform X3: protein MKLSLCSLSVLTLVAVVFMVPMKDRSEDVLSFLNGALDVAPPTQNISGKIKGPENTSGKPDPTPARPSPLRPTENSADAGRSESNSAESREDDDDSLGSNTKITQTVTDDSSSDETDTSPPSDVRKYKQPPGRKTINPDHVDSMQTTTRQDPTNGSEELDRETQRDPTGGRERTSRVLIDLNSEEDVMVGCQGTVCVPGEQGTTVNGGENDENTSLNSRDGDIHSQEVTGTATEQALRRDSCRGVVNGVLDTAREQQDLDSMEHVNGRPNGTDEANSRESRDDISTERNPVVIG from the exons ATGAAGCT CTCCCTGTGTTCTCTGTCAGTTCTGACGCTAGTGGCTGTTGTGTTCATGGTACCAATGAAAG ACAGAAGTGAGGATGTGTTAAGCTTTTTGAATG GTGCCCTTGATGTTGCTCCCCCTACTCAAAATATCTCAGGAAAAATCAAAG GTCCTGAGAATACCTCTGGTAAACCAGATCCAACCCCAG CACGCCCAAGTCCTTTAAGACCAACAGAGAACTCTGCAG ATGCAGGACGATCTGAAAGTAATTCAGCAGAAAGCAGAG AGGATGATGATGACTCTCTGGGATCAAATACAAAGATTACACAAACTG TGACAGACGACAGTAGCAGCGACGAGACTGACACTTCTCCTCCAAGTGATGTGAGAAAATACAAACAACCTCCAGGAAGGAAAACCATAAACCCAGACCATGTGGACAGCATGCAGACAACCACCAGGCAGGATCCAACCAATGGGAGCGAGGAGCTGGATAGAGAGACTCAGAGGGACCccacaggggggagagagagaaccagcaGAGTGCTCATTGatctcaacagtgaagaggatGTGATGGTGGGCTGCCAGGGTACTGTCTGTGTGCCCGGAGAGCAGGGGACTACAGTCAATGGAGGTGAAAATGATGAGAATACCAGTCTAAACAGTAGAGATGGAGATATCCACAGCCAAGAGGTCACAGGCACAGCCACGGAGCAGGCCCTACGTAGGGATAGTTGTAGGGGTGTAGTGAATGGAGTGTTGGACACAGCCAGAGAACAGCAGGACTTGGACAGTATGGAGCATGTCAATGGTAGACCCAATGGTACTGATGAAGCCAACAGTAGAG AAAGCAGAGATGACATCAGCACTGAGAGGAATCCAGTAG TGATTGGTTAG
- the LOC120039608 gene encoding uncharacterized protein LOC120039608 isoform X2, producing the protein MKLSLCSLSVLTLVAVVFMVPMKGALDVAPPTQNISGKIKGPENTSGKPDPTPARPSPLRPTENSADVVDSDARSKENCNSDDLTDAGRSESNSAESREDDDDSLGSNTKITQTVTDDSSSDETDTSPPSDVRKYKQPPGRKTINPDHVDSMQTTTRQDPTNGSEELDRETQRDPTGGRERTSRVLIDLNSEEDVMVGCQGTVCVPGEQGTTVNGGENDENTSLNSRDGDIHSQEVTGTATEQALRRDSCRGVVNGVLDTAREQQDLDSMEHVNGRPNGTDEANSRESRDDISTERNPVVIG; encoded by the exons ATGAAGCT CTCCCTGTGTTCTCTGTCAGTTCTGACGCTAGTGGCTGTTGTGTTCATGGTACCAATGAAAG GTGCCCTTGATGTTGCTCCCCCTACTCAAAATATCTCAGGAAAAATCAAAG GTCCTGAGAATACCTCTGGTAAACCAGATCCAACCCCAG CACGCCCAAGTCCTTTAAGACCAACAGAGAACTCTGCAG ATGTTGTAGACTCAGATGCCAGATCCAAAGAGAATTGCAACTCCGATGATCTTACAG ATGCAGGACGATCTGAAAGTAATTCAGCAGAAAGCAGAG AGGATGATGATGACTCTCTGGGATCAAATACAAAGATTACACAAACTG TGACAGACGACAGTAGCAGCGACGAGACTGACACTTCTCCTCCAAGTGATGTGAGAAAATACAAACAACCTCCAGGAAGGAAAACCATAAACCCAGACCATGTGGACAGCATGCAGACAACCACCAGGCAGGATCCAACCAATGGGAGCGAGGAGCTGGATAGAGAGACTCAGAGGGACCccacaggggggagagagagaaccagcaGAGTGCTCATTGatctcaacagtgaagaggatGTGATGGTGGGCTGCCAGGGTACTGTCTGTGTGCCCGGAGAGCAGGGGACTACAGTCAATGGAGGTGAAAATGATGAGAATACCAGTCTAAACAGTAGAGATGGAGATATCCACAGCCAAGAGGTCACAGGCACAGCCACGGAGCAGGCCCTACGTAGGGATAGTTGTAGGGGTGTAGTGAATGGAGTGTTGGACACAGCCAGAGAACAGCAGGACTTGGACAGTATGGAGCATGTCAATGGTAGACCCAATGGTACTGATGAAGCCAACAGTAGAG AAAGCAGAGATGACATCAGCACTGAGAGGAATCCAGTAG TGATTGGTTAG